Proteins co-encoded in one Armatimonadota bacterium genomic window:
- a CDS encoding ABC transporter permease, which produces MARTGTPQELALELERRRREAAGVAVGQSYWQVVWRRFLRHRLALIGGTVALALTLMALLAPWLAPHPFDRINLSERWMPPRLGNPFGTDELGRDVLTRIMFAGRVSLVVGYVTAVAISVVGAVVGALAGFYGGWLDSVLMRLVDVLIAVPLLPLYLILAALLPGGGVGRIVLIFTAFGWTTVARLVRGQILSLKGQDFVEAGRAMGASEARIILRHLIPNALAPVIVAATLTVGNAILAESGLSYLGLGIQPPTPSWGNMLQRSQEYLLKASWLAVFPGVFIFITVLSFNFLGDGLRDALDPRLRT; this is translated from the coding sequence ATGGCCCGGACGGGGACCCCGCAGGAACTCGCCCTCGAGCTCGAGCGCCGGCGCCGGGAGGCCGCCGGCGTAGCGGTGGGCCAGTCCTACTGGCAGGTCGTCTGGCGACGGTTCCTGCGCCACCGGCTGGCGTTGATCGGCGGCACCGTGGCCCTGGCCCTGACGCTCATGGCCCTCCTGGCCCCCTGGCTCGCGCCGCATCCCTTCGACCGCATCAACCTCTCCGAGCGCTGGATGCCGCCGCGTCTGGGCAACCCGTTCGGCACCGACGAGCTCGGCCGCGACGTGCTCACGCGCATCATGTTCGCCGGGCGCGTCTCGCTGGTGGTGGGCTACGTGACGGCGGTGGCCATCTCGGTCGTGGGGGCCGTGGTGGGCGCGCTGGCCGGGTTCTACGGCGGCTGGCTCGACAGTGTGCTGATGCGGCTGGTCGACGTCCTCATCGCGGTGCCGCTGCTGCCGCTCTACCTGATCCTGGCCGCGCTGCTGCCCGGCGGGGGCGTGGGCCGCATCGTGTTGATCTTCACGGCCTTCGGGTGGACCACCGTGGCGCGGCTGGTGCGGGGCCAGATCCTGTCCCTCAAGGGGCAGGACTTCGTCGAGGCCGGGCGGGCCATGGGCGCCTCGGAGGCGCGCATCATCCTCCGGCACCTGATCCCCAACGCCCTGGCGCCGGTCATCGTCGCGGCCACCCTCACTGTGGGGAACGCCATCCTCGCCGAGTCGGGGCTGTCGTACCTGGGGCTGGGGATCCAGCCGCCCACCCCCTCGTGGGGGAACATGCTCCAGCGGTCCCAGGAGTACTTGCTGAAGGCCTCGTGGCTGGCGGTCTTCCCGGGCGTGTTCATCTTCATCACCGTGCTCTCGTTCAACTTCCTGGGTGACGGGCTGCGCGACGCGCTCGACCCGCGCCTCAGGACGTGA